TGGTGGGAGATGGTTCCAGTACCTGAAATCAGTTATGACGGCTGAGTTCGGTGTTTGTTTTGTGGGTTTGGTGTTTGCAGGATGAGTCCTTATTGTTTGAGAAATTTTGTTACGATGCATGCCATAATCATTAGCATCATCATGACTATCATCAAAAGATTTCTTCTTGCCCTCAAAGTGGTAACCAGCTATTTTCCTAGGCCTATCCTTGATGCCATGAACTTGCTTTCCAGTTGTAGCCTTATTCTGTACAAATATAAATAGAATCAGGATATAATACAACCACCAATATTAACAAAGAAACTGCTTCccaacaaattttattatacaaGTCAAATATGATTTGTTTGTGTCCTACAGCAAAACCAAACAAGAGGTTGAACTGTGGAATTTGAGTGAGTTTGGTCGGATGTAATGAGAAGTTTGGTTATGACTAATGAGTAGTTTGTTTCAAAATTGAGATTGAATTGATATGAGAATTAGGTTAAAATTATGTGAATGCTGAGTAAGGTTTAGCTTGTCCGGGTTAAATAGCAGTGTCTGCATTCAAATTTTCTGTTTGGTTGGTTGTAGTAAAAAAACATGTTAAGAACTACGGCGGTGGTTTAGAAGTACCGCCTACCAAGTGATCACTGCCTGGGCCCGGGAGGTTATACTACTTGATCAGCactaatttttttgaacttctAAATTCTTGAATAGATGGAGCAATGCCTTTGAGTCACTATTTGGCACATTTAAGCTTCAGAATATTTTCTGCTCAATTGTTGAAAACTCTATGATAATTTTGGGACAAAAAGGAGCTAAGAAAAACAAGCTTAATATTGAACAAAAATTGATGTGATACTCGAGCTCGTTATATATTTGTGTAGGACACTAGTTTAGATTACATCAAAATGAATTGAATGTGTAAATATAAACAGAATCAGACATAGTTCTAACCTTATTAGGAGATATTTGCAGAGCACTTGGATTTGAAGAATATGCTGTCATGGCATCTTCAGATAATTCTAAAATTTCATAATCTTGTGTTCTTGAGCGTTTCATGTTTAGGTGGATGTTTAGACTCGGGCGTATTAGAATAtgtgatataaatatatgtgcTTGTTTGGAGAGGTTGTGTTAAATTTAGTAGACCAACTGAATTACAATTGTGGAGTTGTATAGTCAGAAGGAGTTGAATTTTTATCATTGTGCACCACATGACTCATAGTACAGTTAGGAGTTTTTAAAGTTAATCTTGTTTTTTTAAtcgtaaaatattttataaacatacttctataatttttaactttaaaatatataattttgatcaaTGGCCGTCTCTATTGAACCAAATATGGCACGTGAACTTTTAAGTGAAGTTATGAGGTCAGGCCTTTGACCTGATATAATCGTGATTTGAACACTGCATCTGTTTATTCTTAGTAGTCTAGCTTTTGTAACTAACATTTGGAGGCTTGTTTAAAGAATGCAAAAGTGATTATAGTACTAATTACTATTCTAAAGTCATGTTATACTTTAAATTATTCCTCTTATGGCCAATCTTCTATTTAAGCACCTCCATCCTCTCTTCTTCCTTCAACAAACTCAGTAGTATTCATATTTCTTTAGTTTGTTGTGGCAACTGGAGTAAATGCAGACCGAGAGAGCGCGTTGTGCCGGATATTGAAGGACTACAAGGGTTCGGAGGAGAGGTTATCCATGCTTAAGAATAGAAACCTGGTGAAAATACAGAGGAAAAAAAGGTCTTGGTTGTGGTGTGGAAATTGAGGCATGGAAGTATCAGCTGATCATTGTGCAACCACAATGCTAGATCATGAGTCGTAGTTCAAAGCTCAGTAAGTCATCAATGTTAGTCTCATCTCCCTGTCTAACATTCAGAACTGGATACTACATTAGAATATAATCTAATCGCGTAGATTTTTCTGTTCCCCAGGTTCAAAAGGCCATTAAGTGGACCTTTGGAGCTGAAGAACACGCGTGGAAGAGACCTGTTCTTGACATTCATGGCTCACGATGGTCCTACAGCTAATCCTTTTTGAAGGCATGCTCCTACAGCTAATCTCGATGGTCTAATCCAACTATAACCGGTTTCTTAATCCAGACACAGGAGAACCAGAGAAGTCATTTTAATCCAGAAATGTAAACATACTAAACTGTAGGAATTAAGGCCTGATTCAATTTCACTCCAGAATGTAAACATACTAAACTGTAGTAATTGAGGCCTGATTCAATTTCACTCCAGAATCTTTGTAGAGAGATAGTATTTAAGATGGCCAGAAATTTATACAGATTTTGAAAATGCGACTCAGTTTTCTTTGTCTTCACCATGTACAGCATACAGACCCTTCCCTGCCATTCACTATGTTCCCATAACCTGTGACCTTACTTCACACATCGGGTTCGAGCACCTACTATATAATCCGATTCCCCTATACACagtattagaatataatatgatcctgttAAGCCcttctctaacaccttgagattttaggagaattggtcacttaacatggtacAGGGCAATATTTCATCACAGATGTTTATGCGCCAAGTATTAGGGGCTTAGAACCAGATTGCTAGTAATATACAACTAAAATTTCTTTAAGATTAGGAATGCTAGTACAAGTATGATACACAATGTTACAAAAGCTtgagataaatataaatatcgatTACAGCAAAAGCATAAGCATGATCAACACCACCCATTAGACTTCTTCAATCTCATCCAATGCATAGTTGTTTGTTGATACACCTGCATAGTTCACTTTCTTGAACCGCACCACAACTGGATATTGCGTTTTCGGGTCCTGCAGATCACAGAGATGTTAAAATCAACACAACATTTAGCCatttaattatgttaatataatttaattaaccAGGGAAATTTACTTGATCAACAGCTACAACTGATCCAGTGCCTTTGTACCAGTAGGATTCCTTGCTCAGAATCTTCACGTGTCCAATTCCAGGTTCACAAAAATCAGGACTCATGCATGCACTGCTCGGACTTTCTACATCTTGTTACACTTCACTAAAATACGGACGTATCCACTAGACTATGACAGACACGTtgtaaaattagtaaaaaaaaaatattaaactaaaaaatgctACTTGAGCGCGATTATTCCTGAAAGTAACAAAAATGTTTTAGAAGTGAACCATATCTTGAAATTATGTGAAAAAACCCACAAATGACTTAAAAAATTTAGAGTCAGGTCATTAGGAAACTTTTACATGATGAAGGTATCATCAATACCATGGCAGGTGCTTCCCTTGTGACAAAAGATCACATGAAACATTTATTCAGCAATTTGTTACACCCTGCTTTTCCAATTCATTTGGCACTATAATAGCCAATTGTATTGATAATTAGGAATTTGTTACACCCTGCTTTTCCAATTCATTTGGCACTATAATAGGCAATTGTATTGATAATTAAACTGTCATGCCAGAAGAATTTATTTCATCTGTAagctgaaatatttttttgatgcaCCAAGCTGTCTCTTAGCTATATAATTCACAATTCATTTGAGCATAATTCCATAGGTCATCACAGATAAGTTGAGCAAATATAAAAAGATCAGTTTGAAAATATGTAATCAATTTCTTACACCCTGGTTTTCCAATGCATTTGGCAGCAGAATAGGCAATTCTATTGATAATTAAACTCTCATGTCAGAAGaaattatttcatttgtaaggtgaaatatttttttgatgcaCCAAGCTGTCTGTTTTATTGAAGGAAAATCCTGAAGCCAGTGCGTCATCTGTAAATACTTTTAATCATAGATATCCGTcatatataaattgaaaaaataatcacATCCTGGCAACATCCTGACATTGTATGACACcaaatgtattaaaataaagACTCATGCAAATGAAATAAAACCAGGGTACAGTAAACCAGAGAAACTGTGATGGAGAGTATAATGTAAACTTTAACATGGAAATAGGGGGAAAAACCTTATATATCAAAGTCATATGATAGTCTGTAATCTCAATTTTTTCCAGATTTGAAACATGAATAACTCTAATAATACTACGcttatcaataataataataatggtaGATTTTTAAGAACCTTTCTGTAATTTCCAAAAATGCCAGATTAAGTCTTAGAACGTCGGCTCTTGTTTTCAGACTTTCCCTTTGTACCAGAATTTGCTGGTGGAATCTGATCTCCATTCATTGTATCCCTCGGAGCATCATGATATTGTTTGACTTCTAAAAAGCTCTTTGATGTATTTTCTGGATTAGGTAGAAGTTGGTCTGAATTTTTATGATCATCTGGTGTTTTTCTCTTGTTCTGAAGGTGACGTTTGGATGGTTCCTTGGTTTGATGGGCCAAGTTATGTTCTGGCTTGTCTTCGAAAGAATCAATTTTTGAAATGGCAGTTGGTCTTGTCATTTCCACTTCTTCTATGTCCGTCACTGTGAACCCTTCTCTATGCTGAACTGTATTGTATTGATTCAGTTTTAGCTTAAATATGCAGGTCTTGCCCACCATGTTATTTAAAACCGATGGAATAATCTCTGGGGTTGCGTTCTGTAGCACGAGAACCAACATAtataatgattaaaaaatataatacaattgTATTAAGGGAAGCATTTATAACGGGTTATAAAGTTGAATACCTGGTCAGTGTTGAGTAAATGTTGTGCTGAGACTTTTATTAGTTGCATGACATGTCTATCAAATATGACAAACGACGTATCAGAAGTTGAATCCTGAACTGCAAGTGTTACTTTATATACCGGTATTGGTTTTGTTTCATCCGAACATTTGATACATTGGGCGAAGTCATTCAATTTTTTGCCGCACTTGTTGCACCCAGTATAATACCATCCATGGGCGGGAAATAAGCCAATCACCGTTGCTTTAGTATAGAATTCAATAAACTGCACATTAAATTAACAACATACAATGTGTATTGTGAATAAATAAGCCTTCTGGTATAGTTTGCAACATCAGTGACGAAAAGTATGCTTGTTATTTCTTACATTTTTTCCATCCGGTAGTTGTGCTTCAAACAGTTCTGCTATTGGAACAGTTTCAACATTCGCCGTCATCGGTTGGTCCTGGGTCCTCATAGATGGCACAAGTGTGGGTATTATAGTATTTTCCAATTTAGTACTTTCACGGAGTGTTGTGACAGCTTCGTGGTCAATGTTGAAAAAGTACTGTGTTGAACTGCTTGACCACAACACAATTTCTCCTACAAAGTTGCGAGATGACAGTGATTAAGATTATATGAGCTATTATTAAGAAAAGTTTGAAAACAATTGAATTGTTACCTCTGACAAGTCTAGTGGAAGTTCCAGTTATGATAACGACGACATTTGGCTGGTTGTACTCATTTTTCCGGTTGAGGAAATCAAATGCTTGATTCTCCCACAGTGTGAGTGTTATCTCATCCCTGAAAGAGAAATAGTAATATCCATGTATAAAGAAGATTTCTTAACCATGTTAATTGTTATGTATACCAATGTATATTTTTTGGGTTGAAATTCTTGCACGTGTGTAATAAAAACCAACCTTTCGTCTGAGAGGACAATATCTAATGACTTCTTCCCGCTTTTTGCAGTTTGTATATCGGTATAATCTTTCAACTTTCCCACAacatctaaaaaaaaaatatgtatatgagtATTCTATAGAACTAAATGATGCTTTTGTGCTTGAGTATTTCAAAGTATTCAAAAAAGGCTAGTACTAACGGATGTATGAGTTACTACCTATAAGAGTTACAACATCTCCGAGTCTTCCTCTTGCCTGTGCGAAAGTCTTCAGGCCAAATTGAAGCATAGGTATAGCTGGTACATCGCCAAGTTTCTTGACATTGGTCTTTCGATGGAAGTTAATAGCATACTCTCCCGGCACAGGCCTGTAAGTGTCGGGCGCAGGGACTACATCATAGTCTGAGATCAAGTATACAGTTCCAAGTTGCAGTCTTTTTGAGAAATCTGCTATCAAACCAAACTGCAGTGGCCCGGCCTGGAATTGGGTTCCCTGCACAGTGTGTGTGTTGTATTAAGATGTTTTCCAAGTCAATTTTCCATATAGATTGGGACaacaaacacatacatatataataaggaATAAAACAAACCTCTTTGTccataatgatataatatataataaggaATAAAACAAACCTCTTCGTCAATAATGATATAAGTTTTGGTTGTGGCATATGTCGCTCCTGCTTTTCTCCCTTCCCAttctcttgaaattctaacTTTAATGAATTCTGTTCCTCTTCCAAGAGTTAGTTCCTTCAATAATCTGCATGCCTCCATTACTGTGTTTGATGATTCGGGTTTTTGCTTTCTTTGGTTGCTAGGAGGTGGTTTGGTTAGAGTTAGAAGAAGCCTCGTGCAAAAGGGAATTTATATATAGATAAGAGAATAGATGAGATTGATTTTAGTTAGGACTATAAATATGAAGTTCAGCATAATTCTATTTGACGTCTAACACATTTGAAGTTCTGGGAAACTATAATTTGAGAGGTATTAGGTTTATAATTTTCAGCAGTACCAGTATTTatgctattttatttttatagctAAATTAGTTTTATGTAgcatacatttattttaaatttggaaaaatatatttaattttatatactgaatatttaatttatctaaatgtaaattatttttcgaCAAACATCTTGTTACATgtttttaacatatataaatcaatTGTATAAATATCATATTAGGTATTATCACATTAAATACAAAATCAGATATTTTTAATAGTAATTTGTTCATATTTCTTTTATCTTATTTAGAAatgttgatattttatttatcgGTTAAGACGAAAATATAGTTTTGGAGATTTAATTATGGTTTTGGAGATTCTTGTTATGTGTTTTTAACATATAAAACTGGATAGGAATTATGACATTAAATACaaacattcatattttatttatgttaatcTGTTAAATgctattatttgtttatttgaaaatggtgatattttatttattgccGAAAAAGAAATATCACTTTTGGAAAAATTTTATTAGTTATAAcgaatgaaaatataatattttaagaaaaatatatttttacgtgtttttaacatatataattgaaTTGTATAAATATGATGTTAGGTATTAtcacattaaatataaatattgatattataatttaattcttaacaccattttattattattttagtattaatgaattggagAGCCAACAAGACATGATTAGCAGCAGAGGGAAGAACCTGAGTACCCCATAGAGCACTCACTTTGCGAGTACTGAGCACTTACTTAGCTGTGCAATGTAAGATTCTTTCAAACCAATCAGCCCCAAATTGAAGGATTCAGTCTTGTTATGAACAGGGGGAACCTGTGTTTAGGCAGGTGTAAGATTATCATTCTTCAAGTTGGGAGCTGCTATGAGATATGACTGAAATACCTGTATAAAAAGATCTCCTGATCAGAAGGTAGGTAATGTTTAAAGGGTGAGCACAAGCATTCGCAGGCCAGCACAAAAATCTGGCTGTGCCGCGCAAAGTCCCGTTGATTCTCCTGCACAATTAGTGAAATGGCATCAAGCAAAACTTAGAAGAACCTCCTCTGGGTTATACACTCCATGCATTGTGTATCAGGTATCACATATATCAGGTGGATACTGTTATGGACTCTATGGAGTGTTCATGCTCTTCCTGCTATAGGATTTGCTGACTTGTAATAACAATATATACAAACCAACCCCAAGCAGCTGGTATACTCTTTTAGTGCTTGTAAAcaacaaagaaagaaaaaaaagagaaacaaaGATTGTATGTAGAAATCATAGGCTATGTTGAAGTCATTGTCAACTACTGGTAACAATCCAACTGATCTATATAATCATCTGCTATATGTAGTAGTCCTAAAATGAAATTCCATAAGTAAATAATATTAGCAAGACGGAAGAATGAATCCGCGGAATTCCCAAAAAAAACGAAGCTAATTTATTTTTAGCATCACAAGTTGGCAAAAATCTCATGATAAACGACATTTTTCGTCATGCCAACAAATGGGTGAGTTTCATTTTCACACACTATATGCAACCCCAATGGTGTTGTTACTCTCGATATCGCCACATAAAACTGTCCATGGCTGAAAACTGGTCTAGGCAAATATAAGCCAACATATTTAAGCGTTTGTCCTTGGCTTTTGTTTATCGTCATTGCATAACAGAGTGATACGGGAAATTGAACTCTTTTGAGTGTAAAAGGAAGTGTTGTGTCTGACGGCCGCATACAAATACGTGGGATGAAAGCCTTCTGACCAATATGATTGCCGGTAACTATGACAGCTTCTATAACTCGGGCACATAATTGAGTGACAATTAATCGTGTTCCGTTGCACAATCCCTTGCTAGGAGCCAGATTCCTTAACAGAACAATTGGAGCTCCAATTTTGAGCTCGAGCTGATGATTAGGTACTCCTGCTATTCTTAAAGAATTCAAATATTCTGATGTGTACATGGTTTCCATTGATTCATAATTAACCGTGCTTTTACAAACTGAATCCACGCTTCGATATATTTTGGACTGGCCTGCAAACAATCCAATTGAAGTTAAATTGGAGTAGTGTAACATATGTATGAAATAGTAGTGAACATAAATTTGAAGCAGCAAAAGGAATTCTATATAAAACTGAAAAAAGACAATTagcttttgtcaaaaaaaaaaatacaattagcTGATTAACAACTtgttttttcccaaacacttctTACTTTTCTTCGGCATTTCACATGTCACTCTAATTCTGAATTAAAACCAGCAGTTGGCCTCTGAAACTGCATAATATTTAGGACATTGGCCCAAATATAATTTACGTAAAGATATAGCTATAGATAACCCCATTGGAGTATATATTGATCTTCTTTGgctaaaattttacataatcattTTGGCCAATCAATATAGCTAACCATTATACATATATTCTTTGGATAGCTTCTCTAAGGGTCCCTTCTCTAGTAGAGATGGTGAAGGAGAGGATCAGAAAAGTAATGCAAAGATTTAAGCAATACGATGATCATACAAGATGGAGTTTAAACAATGTAAGAGAAAGCGTAAATAAACTTATAACTAAATCAACAAACCTAGAAGCAAACTATTGACGACCAAACAATTAGTTGCCTATCTCAAGCTTAGATATTATATGCAGACACAAATATTCCTTCTAACCAAGCCTGTATAAATTAGTGGATTATTCTCACTATAGCTAGAATGGACGGTATAACAACTGAAAGTGTTGAGAGCCGTGGTGAGTGAAAGGCTTGCTTTTCTTTGAATAAGAACTAAATTTTATGGATGGATCATAATTTACAGATTGATAAAATTGCTGGTGGAGTTAGACTTGGCTTCAGTGTGATTGAAGATGAAATTACTGATGTTCCAGTGCATATAGATTGCTTAGTTTATCCCCCTACTGATGGTGTCATTCCAGTTTACCGAGCTGTAAGAAATGGACCAAAGAAAGATCAAACAGCTCCTGGGGAGCAAAGGATCATGAAAAGCCTTCTAGCTGCCCTGAAAAAATCAGTCGAAATAGCCAGACTTTGAAGCAAGCCATTATGTTGGTTGTAATAATGCATTTCCTCTGTAGTATTATGGGGGTGTTCGGCAATTCttatttatcataaataagTACTTGTCTCAATTGACTAAGGTTTGAAATAGTTTATTCTTAACTGTATAAGAACCAGCCGGGGCTAGGTAAATTTTCTCCCTAACATTCGGAGTTTAACCAGCCCCTACCCTGGGGCTATGTGATATGATAAAGAAGGGATAACAGTTTTATTTTTCTGGTTTTGAACAGGTTTTTGACATATTAATCTACTTAAACTAACtataataaaatcaattaaCCACAATAAATTATCAAACAGCTTCCATAAAACATTGATAAAGGTGATTTTTTACTGACCTGTAAATCTTTTCATGACCTCTTTGTTAATAAGATCAACGTCTTCATTCAATGGAGTCAAGATAGCACGGTCCCTGAAATATCCTGAATCATTAGAGCTGTTGCATAATTCACCATACACAGCATCAATAATAGCCTTTTTCCCATCATCTCCAGGATCAAGGTTCAATTCTGAAGGAATCTCTATCCAGCATGGTTCATTACCCTCAACAGATGGTACTGTTGGCACGACCCCATCGCCAACACTAACAACCCAATCTGCATATGGTACCTGCTGTCCTGAAATTGTCACTGGTGGAACATCAGATTCTATTCGCATATTTTTATCCAGTTTAAAAACCTTACAATAATCCCATAAGTATGACTTGTTAATAGATGCCATCACAATGTCTTCACGGCCTTTTCGGGGCAGCACAGGAAGTATCTGCCTGAAATCACCACCTAATAAGACTGTCTTCCCTCCAAACGGTTTAGTCAGGTTATTCTCATCTTTATGTCGCATAAGATCACGGATTGACCTGTCAACAGCCTCAAAAACATGTTTATGGTTCATTGGGGCTTCGTCCCATACTATCAAATCAGATTGTACAATCAGTTCTGCCAGAAATGACTGTTGTTTTATGTCACACGTGCTATTCTCATCAATGTCAATCGGTATTTTAAATCTTGAATGTGCAGTCCGGCCTCCCTCAATTAGGAGCGAAGCAATGCCAGAAGATGCAACTGCAAGTACTATTTTTCCTTCAGATCTGAGAGTGTTAATTATAGTCTTCCATAAAAAGGTCTTTCCAGTGCCACCATACCCGTATACAAAGAATAGCCCCCCTTTCTCACAGATGACATTGTTAATGacattatcaaaaatatctgcctgTTTGTCATTTAACATCTCGCGACATTTCTTTCCTTCAACTGCTAATGCATGCCTGTCATACATATTTTCTTCGTACAACAGAGTGTTTGTGCTTTGTCGTTGTAAATCTCGATCTAGTTTTGGTAAGGTTGGGAAATCTGCTAAAGTCTTACCTCTTTTTCGTAGTTGCAAGTCAACATCATATAGCGTTAGGCTCTCAAGTTGCTCGTCATTTATAACAAAAGCACGATTTGGAAAATGTTTTCTTTGTCTGTGCTCAATATCATCAGAAAAAGATTTCCAATGCTTGTCCCATAATGCTCTAACATCCGAGAtatcacaaaataataatagCGTAACAAATAACTCACGCAATTGAGCTCCGGTTTGGTGGGTGGAAGCATCTGTAATTGCAGTGTGCCATTCATCATCACATTCCAAAAGACCATGGTGAAAGCAAGCTTCTTTGTAGGTGTTGTACACTACACCATTAACTGTGCGAACATCCTCAAAAGATGTTGCACCCTTCACAATGTTCAACAACATTCTTAGATAAAACCTTTCACCTGCGATGGGAAAACAATGGGCAAATTACTCTACAAATAACATAGATGGTTGAAAATGATCATTTTTACATTGCAATAAATGTACATACCAGCGGTGGGGTGGACATACACCATGCGACCAATTACACACATCTTTTTCTTTCGCCGCTGCCATATTTTTCCGGTGTTATCCCAAAAGTATTTTTCAGGGAACTCAACAAAGGTTAAATCCCTAGCAGCTGGATCTTCTCGATTTACTCGAAACCACTGAATGAACATAGTTGCATTAGGGTCTATTCTGTCCACAACTGTCGTCAAAGTCTCGTCTTCTCGAAAGTAAACTTGTTGTTCATTCTCTAAATGAAACACTAATTTTATAACAACCGGTTTGTGATGGTGAATAGGAAATTCAAATATACGCCAACACGCCTCTGCAGAAGAAAGATAGCGGCATGAAACATATTCTTCCACCTCATTAACATTGACAATTTGTTTAGTGTCATTGGTAACTACAGCATTAGCTGTCTCAACAACGACAGTTGCTCTGTCTGGACCTTTATTCACGTATTTAAACATATACTTGATCAAACGCCCCTGATTACACCATTCAATGTTTATATGAGCCTGATACTTCACAAGAAGACCCCTGTTGTATGGAACAACAAACCTGGAGATTgatatacaatataaataagTTAGGCAGGTAGAATTACAAACCATATAGTTCTATTAACTTACTGATATGTAAAATGAGAACCTGTTGTCAATttcaatatctttttctttGAAGTGTACAGTATGCTTGTGATCCCGACGTCTGTAGACTGCATAACCGTTGGAgtcaattgtagtttcatttgtgAATTCTTTCGGATAGTATTTGGTACATTTTCCATCCTTCATGCACGGGCACTCTATGTTGTATGCTCCACATGGGCCATGGATCATATGCCTTGAAACAGCATCATAACCAATTTCATCACTTTCTTTGTCAGGAATTTCAGCACATATTAACTGGTCAATGTCATCAGTTGAGTGACACTTGTCAGATTCCTCAAGCCACACAATTATATGTGCATGGGGTAAGCCCCTTTTCTGAAATTCAATGGTATATGCAACTGCAAAGGAAACATAATCACGAGTGAGTGAACATTTATGTCAATAATTTATTCTTcaaatagaaaaattaaaagaaattgtGAATGATGAAGCTGTTTCTGCTCAGGTATATTGGCAGACTCTTTATCATCTTATGGCATTCTTTATATATGACTATTTGTGAACTGTGTTTATGCTCTTATCAACACTACTCTTCCATCTTGTTGGGTCAAATAAATTGGAAGATGTGgggcttttttttttcctgcaaCTAAATAAGAATTACACTAGATAGATG
This genomic window from Daucus carota subsp. sativus chromosome 7, DH1 v3.0, whole genome shotgun sequence contains:
- the LOC108192562 gene encoding uncharacterized protein LOC108192562 isoform X2, with the translated sequence MEHDEERWEKFKEDQWKRLRDIEEQSVPKMTDLEILAGKRRIKLQAGSRHNVSKNYSHVVGDYNIVTSLPVTSETLDNMESEISKKQHQHTQKRRVKDKAKERTGKKDDLNLNTSLSNSEYLRKIESEAREKKDERNKKRREKYRAQKEASKQDGLNLEIEARKKHDQLNQKRRAKYKAQTAGKDSAILSPVWLTFLAEQREARNKKRRSQYQNAEQREAQNKKRRSQYQNVGTEKREERKNKRHQAYRKENEEHNVECDASKVIVRTPQKFAALPLVSKRMRNKIKSNKAKFASSNLILDIGSADKICCHCGALMWRFEQTEKEYLLKSNKFSLCCGNGKVRLPLLRETPSELKALLDRSNPKRTMFQNNIRMYNNAFGFTSVGANMDKSINNGRGPFVYRIHGVLYHQIGSLFAEESKKPVFSQIYMYDNQEQVSKHMNFPNSEEPLDSEITECLSVMLHRVNALVDIYRQVRDRYKESEVIPGKLRLIANRDTDGRESNVPTNAYDFAGLVANSNLADDRDIVVHPHDGFLHRISVLHPCYMSLQYPLLFPWGEDGFRIDILHSGVSEKSGNKRDVVTIREYYCYRLQYRDAEGHTLIGGGRLFLQFVVDAWACIEHTRLTWVLTHQTILRSDLYNNVVDSVNKGDTNASTIGKRIVLPSSFTGSPRYMQQNYQDCMAICRKFGSPDLFITFTCNPQWPEIKEYCDKVPHCIPADRPDVMARVFKIKLELLLEDLTDNHVLGKVIGVAYTIEFQKRGLPHAHIIVWLEESDKCHSTDDIDQLICAEIPDKESDEIGYDAVSRHMIHGPCGAYNIECPCMKDGKCTKYYPKEFTNETTIDSNGYAVYRRRDHKHTVHFKEKDIEIDNRFVVPYNRGLLVKYQAHINIEWCNQGRLIKYMFKYVNKGPDRATVVVETANAVVTNDTKQIVNVNEVEEYVSCRYLSSAEACWRIFEFPIHHHKPVVIKLVFHLENEQQVYFREDETLTTVVDRIDPNATMFIQWFRVNREDPAARDLTFVEFPEKYFWDNTGKIWQRRKKKMCVIGRMVYVHPTAGERFYLRMLLNIVKGATSFEDVRTVNGVVYNTYKEACFHHGLLECDDEWHTAITDASTHQTGAQLRELFVTLLLFCDISDVRALWDKHWKSFSDDIEHRQRKHFPNRAFVINDEQLESLTLYDVDLQLRKRGKTLADFPTLPKLDRDLQRQSTNTLLYEENMYDRHALAVEGKKCREMLNDKQADIFDNVINNVICEKGGLFFVYGYGGTGKTFLWKTIINTLRSEGKIVLAVASSGIASLLIEGGRTAHSRFKIPIDIDENSTCDIKQQSFLAELIVQSDLIVWDEAPMNHKHVFEAVDRSIRDLMRHKDENNLTKPFGGKTVLLGGDFRQILPVLPRKGREDIVMASINKSYLWDYCKVFKLDKNMRIESDVPPVTISGQQVPYADWVVSVGDGVVPTVPSVEGNEPCWIEIPSELNLDPGDDGKKAIIDAVYGELCNSSNDSGYFRDRAILTPLNEDVDLINKEVMKRFTGQSKIYRSVDSVCKSTVNYESMETMYTSEYLNSLRIAGVPNHQLELKIGAPIVLLRNLAPSKGLCNGTRLIVTQLCARVIEAVIVTGNHIGQKAFIPRICMRPSDTTLPFTLKRVQFPVSLCYAMTINKSQGQTLKYVGLYLPRPVFSHGQFYVAISRVTTPLGLHIVCENETHPFVGMTKNVVYHEIFANL